In the genome of Coregonus clupeaformis isolate EN_2021a chromosome 1, ASM2061545v1, whole genome shotgun sequence, one region contains:
- the LOC121578069 gene encoding tumor necrosis factor alpha-induced protein 3: MSQGQNFLPKFLFVSNLLKAVKIRERVPNDVVKPAGSGGLMHHLRGMHRYTLEMIRMSQFPQAFQQVIQAAILDRAMQSSLEQEKKLNWCREVKKMVPLRTNGDGNCLLHAASQYMLGVQDTDLVLRKALHGVLKETDTGNFRARFQTELLQSQEFTQTGLRYSTMNWEEEWEKIIKMASPVSSCNGLQFDSLEDMHIFILSNILRRPIIVIADQVLRSMKSCSSFSPLNVGGIYLPLHWPPGECYKYPIVLGYDSQHFAPLITIKDSGPEIRAVPLIIPGRGGFEGLKVHFLMEKEQTQKERLLKDYLMLMEIPVIGLGNNTTRIINAARLDEGNLPEDMNLMEDYLQLVNHEYKRWQEDKDQLWAAQPHRPPPFSVSQLSLIEIRCATPRCTFYVSVDTQPHCHECFEKRQGQPNGGIEAAPTKGGGQACEPECSSKVRTSPPGCRAVLSSPLSVPPPPTAPSLSLYSETHAMKCKKPGCDFTLRVEHNGLCEHCFNTWQNAPAAATAGLSGPPAGNPKGLPLPAHPSWPQWDAGREQETERCSVCHQEAFRIFNGLCPPCLQNTATERGEQPQPPAAARKEASSGSLWTQPQPRESERSGTSALNSHMPGLTWQVPPGQPCMRSGCQFFGTQQKLGFCTICYVYYQTNHLATPPPPPAPIQSRYASEAGFQNALRCQRPGCGAMDKTMMEGYCNECYLKEQSSRFNQTATRVPGAHSPPLVMRTAKPEPDRPRQTHTQATCRRSGCSNISPGCTDLCPECRATRGQRESRRERAGAPKEMTKQRCKTQGCDHYANIEKQGYCNECEYFKQIYRG, encoded by the exons ATGTCCCAGGGACAGAATTTCCTGCCCAAGTTCCTCTTTGTGAGTAACCTGCTGAAAGCGGTCAAGATCCGGGAGCGGGTGCCCAACGATGTGGTGAAGCCGGCAGGCAGTGGAGGCCTGATGCACCACCTGCGGGGCATGCACCGGTACACCCTGGAGATGATCCGCATGAGCCAGTTCCCTCAGGCCTTCCAACAGGTCATCCAGGCGGCCATCTTGGACAGGGCCATGCAGAGCTCCCTAGAGCAGGAGAAGAAGCTCAACTGGTGCCGCGAGGTCAAGAAAATGGTACCACTGAGGACCAATG GAGATGGGAACTGTCTTCTCCATGCTGCCTCTCAGTACATGCTGGGGGTGCAGGACACAGACCTGGTCCTGAGGAAGGCCTTGCACGGCGTGCTCAAGGAGACCGACACGGGCAACTTTAGAGCCCGTTTCCAGACAGAGCTGCTGCAGTCTCAGGAGTTCACCCAGACTGGCCTGCGTTACAGCACCATG AATtgggaggaggaatgggagaagatcatcAAAATGGCATCGCCTGTATCCAGCTGCAACGGGCTGCAGTTTGACTCCCTGGAGGATATGCACATCTTTATCCTCTCCAACATCCTCCGCAGGCCCATCATCGTCATCGCAG ACCAGGTGCTACGCAGCATGAAGTCctgctcctccttctcccccctcaacGTGGGGGGCATCTACCTGCCTCTGCACTGGCCTCCAGGGGAGTGCTACAAGTACCCCATAGTGCTCGGCTATGACTCCCAGCACTTTGCCCCCCTCATCACCATCAAAGACAGTGGCCCAG AGATCCGAGCAGTGCCACTGATCATCCCGGGCCGCGGGGGCTTTGAGGGGCTCAAGGTGCACTTCCTTATGGAGAAGGAGCAGACGCAGAAGGAGAGGCTTCTGAAGGACTACCTGATGCTGATGGAGATCCCTGTCATCGGACTGGGCAACAACACCACACGCATCATCAACGCTGCCAG GCTGGATGAAGGGAATCTGCCTGAGGACATGAACCTGATGGAGGACTACCTCCAGTTGGTCAACCACGAGTATAAGCGCTGGCAGGAGGACAAGGACCAACTGTGGGCCGCCCAGCCCCATAGACCACCCCCCTTCTCCGTGTCCCAGCTGTCCCTCATCGAGATCCGCTGTGCCACCCCACGGTGCACCTTCTACGTCTCTGTGGACACCCAGCCACACTGCCACGAGTGCTTTGAGAAACGCCAAGGCCAGCCCAACGGGGGGATAGAGGCCGCCCCTACGAAAGGCGGTGGTCAGGCGTGTGAGCCGGAGTGTAGTAGTAAAGTACGGACCAGTCCCCCTGGCTGCCGGGCGGTGTTATCCAGCCCGCTCTCCGTCCCTCCCCCGCCCACGGCACCCAGCCTCAGCCTTTACAGTGAAACCCACGCCATGAAGTGCAAGAAGCCTGGCTGCGATTTCACCCTCAGGGTGGAGCACAATGGTCTGTGTGAACACTGCTTTAACACCTGGCAGAATGCAcccgctgctgctactgctggccTCTCCGGACCCCCAGCAGGCAACCCCAAGGGCCTCCCCCTGCCTGCCCACCCCAGCTGGCCACAGTGGGATGCAGGACGGGAGCAGGAGACGGAGAGGTGCAGCGTGTGCCACCAGGAGGCCTTCAGGATATTTAACGGCCTGTGCCCTCCCTGCCTCCAGAACACTGCCACAGAGAGGGGCGAGCAGCCCCAGCCGCCAGCAGCAGCCAGGAAAGAGGCCTCTTCTGGGTCGTTATggacccagccccagcccagggAATCTGAGCGCTCGGGCACCTCGGCACTCAACAGCCACATGCCAGGCCTCACCTGGCAGGTGCCCCCGGGCCAGCCCTGTATGAGGTCGGGATGCCAGTTCTTCGGGACTCAACAGAAGCTGGGATTCTGCACCATCTGCTATGTTTACTATCAGACCAACCACC TGGcgacccctcctcctccccctgctccaATCCAGAGTCGCTACGCGTCAGAGGCAGGCTTCCAGAATGCTTTGCGCTGTCAGCGCCCGGGCTGTGGGGCCATGGACAAGACCATGATGGAGGGCTACTGTAACGAGTGCTACTTAAAGGAGCAGAGCTCCAGGTTCAACCAGACTGCTACCAGAGTTCCTGGCGCCCACTCCCCTCCACTGGTCATG CGAACTGCTAAACCAGAAccagacagacccagacagacccaTACCCAGGCAACGTGCAGGCGGAGTGGCTGCAGTAACATCTCCCCCGGGTGCACAGACCTGTGTCCAGAGTGCCGGGCCACgcgggggcagagagagagccgCAGGGAGAGGGCAGGGGCACCTAAAGAGATGACGAAGCAGCGCTGTAAAACCCAAGGCTGTGACCACTATGCCAACATAGAGAAGCAAGGCTACTGTAACGAATGTGAATACTTTAAGCAGATCTACAGGGGGTGA